The Planctellipticum variicoloris DNA window CGTCCCGCGACAAATCCGTGAGCGGCATTGTGCGGCGGGCAGCGGTCGAGAATCTCGGTCAGAATCTTGACCTGAACCGCTTTCAGATCGGGCTTGGGCGCTTCGATCAGCCGCCAGCCGCCGCTCTTCTTCCGCATCCAGCGAAACCAGTAGTGAGCCTGCTTCTGACCCCGCGGACGCCCCCCCGTGAACCGGTGCACCAACCAGGCCAGCCGGCCCACCGGCTGGCCGACCCACGCGGCTATATCATTCGGCGTCGTCAGCACGGGAAGTTGCTGCGCCCGCAGATGCTCCTCGTCTCCATCCTGAGACAGATCGAGATAATGTCCTGTCCGCGACCCCAGCCGGGCAAACCGATACGGCGGCTTGCCGCGGGTCTCGATCACCGGCGAGCGCTCGATCACCGCCCGGCGTCTCATGCGAACCAGCCGGACCGGAGACCGCGACTTTGCAGGAACGACGCCAGCGGCCGCTGGTGGTGAGTCCGCACGACGCGGCGACGTGACGCTGTCGGAATACGGATCGTCGTCGTGAGGCAGCCAGCCCATCCACCGCCACAGCCAGTCAAACAAGCCCATGCAAACGCTTTCCAAAGCTGCGCGGCGGACTGAGAACTGCAGAGCGGACGTTGGAGACGTGATCGAAAAAGGTGGCCTGCGGGCCGCACAACGGTTCCCGTGGCGAAGCGTTGACGACGGTCATGTCGACCGTCGCGACGCTTCACATCGCGAATGCAGCACAATCAAGCGAGCGCGGGGTAGCCCCGCACCGTGCAACGCCGAGGCGCGCACCGAGCTTGGGCGGCCCGCAGGCCAACGCCCCACATCGTAGCGGGTTCCCGCAAGGGGTCAATTGCGCACCGGCCTCCGCAACCCGCGAAATCCCCTTCCCCCGACAAGTTTGCGGACCCGTGCCCCCGGGAGAAAATCCGAAATCCCAAACTCGAAATCCAAAACAAGCACGAAATTCAAAATCTCAACCGGACCTGCTCAGTTGGGGTGGCACGCCCCTGAGTCCGCGAAGGGCGTGTCTTTTGACTTCACCACGACGGAGTTCAGGCGCCAGACGCGAATTCTACGCGGCCTGCACGACCGGTTGTCTCCCCGCGAACCGTCGGCTACAGTCCGTTCAGCCCCGTCCGTTCGCTCCCCGCACGAAACACCAGCAGCCATGCTCACCGAGCCCACCCCCTTCGACCTCCGGATGCACGTCTTCCGCATCCCCGTCCGCGTCCACCCCTCGTTCTGGCTCCTCGGGCTGATCCTCGGCTGGGATCCCGACATGCCCCAGATGACGCTGATCTGCACGGTCTGCGTCTTCGTCTCGATCCTGATTCACGAGCTCGGCCATGCGCTCACCGCCGAAGCCTTCGGCTGGCGCAGCGAAATCGTCCTCTACCTGTTCGGCGGCCTCGCCTTCAGCGAACGCTGGCACAATCGGACGCCGACGAAAGACATCTTCGTCTCCGTCGCCGGCCCCGCCGCGCAGTTCTGCCTCCTGCCGCTCCTGTTCGCGACCGAACTCGGACTGGCGCAGACGGAGTTCGGCGACCAGATCTATGTCCGCGCCGCCATGCACTACCTGTGGTTCATCAACATCGTCTGGCCGATCCTCAACCTGATGCCCGTCCTCCCGCTCGACGGCGGCCACATCCTGCAGGGCCTCTTCGAACTGTTCGGACTGCGCGACCCGCTCGCCGCCGCGCTGATCGTCAGCATCATCGTCGGCGGCCTCCTTTCGTATGCCTCCTACACCCTCACCGGCGGCGGCTTCGGCATGTGGTTCATCTTCCTCACGATTATGAACATCCAGGCCTATCAGCAGCACCGCGCGCAACGCTGGTAGCCGTGGGCGGAAAGCCAGATTTAAGAGGCTTATCGCAGGTCGCTTGTCGCCGATCGCCAGAGAAGACGGCGTATCGTCATTTTCTGGCGATCAGCGATGCACGATCAGCGATAAGCCCTCTCTTCGCCTCCTCCGCTCCGCTACGGCTTCACCACCCGCACTGTGCTCGCCTGCGGGCCGCGGTCCCCGGTCGTCTCCGCGAATTCCACCTCCGAACCGACGTCGATCTTCTCGAAGCCGCCGTTCAGCACCGCGTTGCGATGGAAATACACCTCGCGGCCGTCGGGCGTGATCAGGAACCCGTAGTCCTCCAGCGGAAAAATCTGATTGACGCGCGCCCGGGCCGGCTCCGCGTGCGTCTTCACGTGGCCGTGATCCTTCCGGATCGCGTCTTCCACCTGCCGCCGCATCGCGCTGAAGGAATCGCGCACCGCCACATGCACGTCCTCGTGCTGATGGGCCTGATCCGAATGCCGATTCACCACCAGCTCATGCCCCGGCAACGTCAGATCGATTCGCACCTGATACAGCCGGCCGTTCCGGTGGTGCGCATGCGGCCGCTCCACCACCACGTTGCAACCGATAATCCGGTTGCAGAACTCGTCCAGCTTGTCGGCGTAGCGCTTGATATCCGCCTCAACCGCCTCGCTGCGGTCCAGATTCTTGAAGTCGATCCGCAGTTCTCCAGGCATGTCGCACTCCTCCACGCCCCGCCTGGCAACCTTCAACTCTCGGGTCGCCTTGCTCGGGGCTGCCTCGATTTCGGGTTCTTCACAGGTTCTTCACAACGGACTTCACCCCGAGGATACGCCCATTTCGCGTCTCGCGATAGATCCATTCAGCGCCGCATCCGGCCCCCGCACAACCCGTCCGCACAGACGCACAGCGCTGTCCCGGCGAACCCCGCTCTCTTGACTCTCAACGCCCAACTCTCGACGCTCGTATTCTGGCTTTCCGCTTTCCGCCTTCAGCTTTCGGCCACTCCATGAATCAGTCCCTCGAATTTCGCGAAGACGTCAAGCTCCATCACCCCTGGATGATCGCCGTCTGGCCGGGGATGGGGCACGTCGCCATCAACGCCGGCTTCTACCTCGCGGCGAAGCTCGATATGCGCGTCTTCGCCGAGTTCTCCCCCCGCGAGCTGTTCGACATCGAGCACGTCGACGTCGAACAGGGCGTCATCCGCCCGGCCCGCCTCCCCCGCAGCCGCCTGTTCGTCTGGCGCGACCCCGCCGAAAAACGGGACCTGGTCCTCTTCATCGGCGAAGCCCAGCCCCCCGCCGGCAAACGAAGCTTCTGCCGCAGCCTGACCGAATTTGCCCAGACGCTCGGCATCGAACGGATCTTCACGTTCGCCTCGATGGCGACGCAGATGCACCCCCAGCATCACTCCCGCGTCTTCGTCGCCGCCACCGATCAGCCCACCCTCAGCGAACTGCTCGACCAGCCCGTCGAAGTCCTCGAAGAAGGCCACATTGGCGGCCTCAACGGCGTCCTGCTCGGCGAAGCCGCCGCCGCCGGTCTCCACGGGGCCTGCCTGCTCGGCGAGATCCCCCACATCTTCTCGCAGCTCCCCTTCCCCGGCGGTTCGGTCGCCGTCCTGAAAGTCTTCTCCGGCCTGACCGGCATCCCGCTCGACCTGGCCGAAATGCAGGAACAGGCCCACGAGTTCGGCGAGAAGCTCGGCGAAGTCCTCGCCAAAGTCGAAGAAGCCCAGCAGGAAGCCGGCGAGGACGAAAGCGACGAGGAGGAAGAATCAGAAATCACCGCCCCGGAACCCGAAGCGGAACCGGAACCCAAGCTCTCCCCGTCCGACGAACAGCGCGTCGAAGCCCTCTTCGCCGAGGCCGACAAAGACCGTTCGAAAGCCTATGTTCTGAAGCAGCTCCTCGACCGCCTCGACGTCTTCGCCGACTACGAGGACCGGTTCCTGGATCTGTTCAAGAAGGGCGAATAGGGAATAGCGAATAGGGAGTAGCCAGAGGAAGAGGGCTGATCGCGAATCGCTGATCGCTTATCGCCGGAACAGGATCGTTACGCCGCCGGTCTCAAAGAACCCCGTCAGGGGCGATCTCATGTAAGCCCAGCGGCGTAAGCCCTGGGCGCGAGCTTCTCGTCTGGCTATTCGCTATTCCCTACTCGCTATTCGCTCACCTTCCCTCCGCGAGAAATCTTCCGCAATTTCAGAATTTTCCCCGAATCTGCTCTTGCACA harbors:
- a CDS encoding site-2 protease family protein, yielding MLTEPTPFDLRMHVFRIPVRVHPSFWLLGLILGWDPDMPQMTLICTVCVFVSILIHELGHALTAEAFGWRSEIVLYLFGGLAFSERWHNRTPTKDIFVSVAGPAAQFCLLPLLFATELGLAQTEFGDQIYVRAAMHYLWFINIVWPILNLMPVLPLDGGHILQGLFELFGLRDPLAAALIVSIIVGGLLSYASYTLTGGGFGMWFIFLTIMNIQAYQQHRAQRW
- a CDS encoding HPF/RaiA family ribosome-associated protein; protein product: MPGELRIDFKNLDRSEAVEADIKRYADKLDEFCNRIIGCNVVVERPHAHHRNGRLYQVRIDLTLPGHELVVNRHSDQAHQHEDVHVAVRDSFSAMRRQVEDAIRKDHGHVKTHAEPARARVNQIFPLEDYGFLITPDGREVYFHRNAVLNGGFEKIDVGSEVEFAETTGDRGPQASTVRVVKP
- a CDS encoding PAC2 family protein; the protein is MNQSLEFREDVKLHHPWMIAVWPGMGHVAINAGFYLAAKLDMRVFAEFSPRELFDIEHVDVEQGVIRPARLPRSRLFVWRDPAEKRDLVLFIGEAQPPAGKRSFCRSLTEFAQTLGIERIFTFASMATQMHPQHHSRVFVAATDQPTLSELLDQPVEVLEEGHIGGLNGVLLGEAAAAGLHGACLLGEIPHIFSQLPFPGGSVAVLKVFSGLTGIPLDLAEMQEQAHEFGEKLGEVLAKVEEAQQEAGEDESDEEEESEITAPEPEAEPEPKLSPSDEQRVEALFAEADKDRSKAYVLKQLLDRLDVFADYEDRFLDLFKKGE